One Nerophis ophidion isolate RoL-2023_Sa linkage group LG23, RoL_Noph_v1.0, whole genome shotgun sequence genomic window carries:
- the LOC133541254 gene encoding ubiquitin carboxyl-terminal hydrolase 22 isoform X1 — translation MSPAGCSHVNAYKVDNWKQNLRVIYQCFVWSGTAETRRRKVLQSDAGWTELAKSCICHMCGAHLNRLHSCLYCVFFGCFTKKHIHEHAKNKRHNLAIDLLYGGIYCFVCQDYIYDKDMEQIAKEEQRKAWKLQGIGEKYTTWEPTKRELELLRHNPKRRKITTNCTIGLRGLINLGNTCFMNCIVQALTHTPLLRDFFLSDRHKCEMQSNSCLVCEMSQLFQEFYSGHRSPHIPFRLLHLVWTHARHLAGYEQQDAHEFLIAALDVLHRHCKGDSIRDNDNGKKANNPNHCNCIIDQIFTGGLQSDVTCQVCHGVSTTIDPFWDISLDLPGSSTPFWPLSPGGDGGTVNGESHLSGSTTLTDCLRRFTRPEHLGSSAKIKCGGCHSYQESTKQLTMKKLPIVACFHLKRFEHSAKLRRKITTYVSFPLELDMTPFMASSKESRMNGQYQQTVDVLNNDNKYSLFAVVNHQGTLESGHYTSFIRQHKDQWFKCDDAIITKASIKDVLDSEGYLLFYHKQFLEYE, via the exons GCCAAGTCCTGTATCTGTCACATGTGCGGTGCCCATCTGAACAGACTCCACTCTTGTCTGTACTGCGTCTTTTTCGGCTGTTTCACCAAGAAACACATTCACGAACACGCCAAAAACAAGAGACACAATCTAG CTATAGACTTATTGTACGGCGGAATATATTGTTTTGTGTGTCAAGACTACATATACGACAAAGATATGGAGCAGATTGCCAAAGAGGAGCAGAGGAAAGCCTGGAAATTGCAAG GCATAGGTGAGAAATACACAACATGGGAGCCCACGAAGCGAGAGCTGGAATTATTACGGCACAATCCAAAGCGGAGGAAAATCACTACGAACTGTACAATAG GTTTACGAGGGTTAATAAATCTGGGCAACACATGTTTCATGAACTGTATCGTCCAGGCCCTCACGCACACACCGCTCCTGCGAGACTTCTTCCTCTCCGACAGGCACAAGTGCGAGATGCAATCCAACTCCTGTCTGGTGTGCGAGATGTCGCAGCTCTTTCAGGAG TTCTACTCGGGCCACCGATCGCCTCACATTCCCTTCCGGCTGTTGCACCTGGTGTGGACGCACGCCCGCCACCTTGCAGGCTACGAGCAGCAGGACGCCCACGAGTTTCTCATTGCGGCGTTGGATGTTCTCCACAGGCACTGCAAGGGGGACAGTATAA GAGACAACGACAACGGGAAGAAGGCCAATAATCCAAACCACTGTAACTGCATCATCGACCAAATCTTCACCGGGGGGCTACAGTCGGACGTCACCTGTCAGGTTTGCCA TGGGGTTTCCACAACGATAGACCCCTTCTGGGACATCAGTTTGGACCTGCCCGGCTCATCGACACCTTTCTGGCCCCTCAGTCCTGGAGGGGATGGCGGTACTGTTAACGGAGAGAGCCACCTGTCGGGGTCCACGACACTCACAGACTGCCTGCGCAG GTTTACGCGGCCTGAGCATCTCGGCAGCAGTGCCAAAATCAAGTGTGGCGGTTGCCATAGTTACCAGGAGTCCACCAAACAGCTGACTATGAAGAAGCTGCCTATTGTAGCATGTTTCCATCTCAAA CGGTTCGAGCACTCTGCCAAACTGCGGAGGAAGATCACTACTTACGTTTCCTTTCCTCTGGAATTGGACATGACGCCCTTCATGGCATCCAG TAAAGAGAGCAGAATGAACGGGCAGTATCAACAGACGGTCGACGtgttaaataatgataataa GTATTCCTTGTTTGCGGTGGTCAACCACCAAGGCACGTTAGAGAGTGGTCACTACACCAGCTTCATTCGCCAGCACAAGGACCAGTGGTTCAAATGTGACGACGCCATCATCACCAAGGCCAGCATTAAGGATGTTCTTGATAGTGAAGG GTATCTCTTATTCTACCATAAACAGTTCCTGGAGTACGAGTAG
- the LOC133541254 gene encoding ubiquitin carboxyl-terminal hydrolase 22 isoform X2, translating to MSPAGCSHVNAYKVDNWKQNLRVIYQCFVWSGTAETRRRKAKSCICHMCGAHLNRLHSCLYCVFFGCFTKKHIHEHAKNKRHNLAIDLLYGGIYCFVCQDYIYDKDMEQIAKEEQRKAWKLQGIGEKYTTWEPTKRELELLRHNPKRRKITTNCTIGLRGLINLGNTCFMNCIVQALTHTPLLRDFFLSDRHKCEMQSNSCLVCEMSQLFQEFYSGHRSPHIPFRLLHLVWTHARHLAGYEQQDAHEFLIAALDVLHRHCKGDSIRDNDNGKKANNPNHCNCIIDQIFTGGLQSDVTCQVCHGVSTTIDPFWDISLDLPGSSTPFWPLSPGGDGGTVNGESHLSGSTTLTDCLRRFTRPEHLGSSAKIKCGGCHSYQESTKQLTMKKLPIVACFHLKRFEHSAKLRRKITTYVSFPLELDMTPFMASSKESRMNGQYQQTVDVLNNDNKYSLFAVVNHQGTLESGHYTSFIRQHKDQWFKCDDAIITKASIKDVLDSEGYLLFYHKQFLEYE from the exons GCCAAGTCCTGTATCTGTCACATGTGCGGTGCCCATCTGAACAGACTCCACTCTTGTCTGTACTGCGTCTTTTTCGGCTGTTTCACCAAGAAACACATTCACGAACACGCCAAAAACAAGAGACACAATCTAG CTATAGACTTATTGTACGGCGGAATATATTGTTTTGTGTGTCAAGACTACATATACGACAAAGATATGGAGCAGATTGCCAAAGAGGAGCAGAGGAAAGCCTGGAAATTGCAAG GCATAGGTGAGAAATACACAACATGGGAGCCCACGAAGCGAGAGCTGGAATTATTACGGCACAATCCAAAGCGGAGGAAAATCACTACGAACTGTACAATAG GTTTACGAGGGTTAATAAATCTGGGCAACACATGTTTCATGAACTGTATCGTCCAGGCCCTCACGCACACACCGCTCCTGCGAGACTTCTTCCTCTCCGACAGGCACAAGTGCGAGATGCAATCCAACTCCTGTCTGGTGTGCGAGATGTCGCAGCTCTTTCAGGAG TTCTACTCGGGCCACCGATCGCCTCACATTCCCTTCCGGCTGTTGCACCTGGTGTGGACGCACGCCCGCCACCTTGCAGGCTACGAGCAGCAGGACGCCCACGAGTTTCTCATTGCGGCGTTGGATGTTCTCCACAGGCACTGCAAGGGGGACAGTATAA GAGACAACGACAACGGGAAGAAGGCCAATAATCCAAACCACTGTAACTGCATCATCGACCAAATCTTCACCGGGGGGCTACAGTCGGACGTCACCTGTCAGGTTTGCCA TGGGGTTTCCACAACGATAGACCCCTTCTGGGACATCAGTTTGGACCTGCCCGGCTCATCGACACCTTTCTGGCCCCTCAGTCCTGGAGGGGATGGCGGTACTGTTAACGGAGAGAGCCACCTGTCGGGGTCCACGACACTCACAGACTGCCTGCGCAG GTTTACGCGGCCTGAGCATCTCGGCAGCAGTGCCAAAATCAAGTGTGGCGGTTGCCATAGTTACCAGGAGTCCACCAAACAGCTGACTATGAAGAAGCTGCCTATTGTAGCATGTTTCCATCTCAAA CGGTTCGAGCACTCTGCCAAACTGCGGAGGAAGATCACTACTTACGTTTCCTTTCCTCTGGAATTGGACATGACGCCCTTCATGGCATCCAG TAAAGAGAGCAGAATGAACGGGCAGTATCAACAGACGGTCGACGtgttaaataatgataataa GTATTCCTTGTTTGCGGTGGTCAACCACCAAGGCACGTTAGAGAGTGGTCACTACACCAGCTTCATTCGCCAGCACAAGGACCAGTGGTTCAAATGTGACGACGCCATCATCACCAAGGCCAGCATTAAGGATGTTCTTGATAGTGAAGG GTATCTCTTATTCTACCATAAACAGTTCCTGGAGTACGAGTAG
- the LOC133541254 gene encoding ubiquitin carboxyl-terminal hydrolase 22 isoform X3 encodes MCGAHLNRLHSCLYCVFFGCFTKKHIHEHAKNKRHNLAIDLLYGGIYCFVCQDYIYDKDMEQIAKEEQRKAWKLQGIGEKYTTWEPTKRELELLRHNPKRRKITTNCTIGLRGLINLGNTCFMNCIVQALTHTPLLRDFFLSDRHKCEMQSNSCLVCEMSQLFQEFYSGHRSPHIPFRLLHLVWTHARHLAGYEQQDAHEFLIAALDVLHRHCKGDSIRDNDNGKKANNPNHCNCIIDQIFTGGLQSDVTCQVCHGVSTTIDPFWDISLDLPGSSTPFWPLSPGGDGGTVNGESHLSGSTTLTDCLRRFTRPEHLGSSAKIKCGGCHSYQESTKQLTMKKLPIVACFHLKRFEHSAKLRRKITTYVSFPLELDMTPFMASSKESRMNGQYQQTVDVLNNDNKYSLFAVVNHQGTLESGHYTSFIRQHKDQWFKCDDAIITKASIKDVLDSEGYLLFYHKQFLEYE; translated from the exons ATGTGCGGTGCCCATCTGAACAGACTCCACTCTTGTCTGTACTGCGTCTTTTTCGGCTGTTTCACCAAGAAACACATTCACGAACACGCCAAAAACAAGAGACACAATCTAG CTATAGACTTATTGTACGGCGGAATATATTGTTTTGTGTGTCAAGACTACATATACGACAAAGATATGGAGCAGATTGCCAAAGAGGAGCAGAGGAAAGCCTGGAAATTGCAAG GCATAGGTGAGAAATACACAACATGGGAGCCCACGAAGCGAGAGCTGGAATTATTACGGCACAATCCAAAGCGGAGGAAAATCACTACGAACTGTACAATAG GTTTACGAGGGTTAATAAATCTGGGCAACACATGTTTCATGAACTGTATCGTCCAGGCCCTCACGCACACACCGCTCCTGCGAGACTTCTTCCTCTCCGACAGGCACAAGTGCGAGATGCAATCCAACTCCTGTCTGGTGTGCGAGATGTCGCAGCTCTTTCAGGAG TTCTACTCGGGCCACCGATCGCCTCACATTCCCTTCCGGCTGTTGCACCTGGTGTGGACGCACGCCCGCCACCTTGCAGGCTACGAGCAGCAGGACGCCCACGAGTTTCTCATTGCGGCGTTGGATGTTCTCCACAGGCACTGCAAGGGGGACAGTATAA GAGACAACGACAACGGGAAGAAGGCCAATAATCCAAACCACTGTAACTGCATCATCGACCAAATCTTCACCGGGGGGCTACAGTCGGACGTCACCTGTCAGGTTTGCCA TGGGGTTTCCACAACGATAGACCCCTTCTGGGACATCAGTTTGGACCTGCCCGGCTCATCGACACCTTTCTGGCCCCTCAGTCCTGGAGGGGATGGCGGTACTGTTAACGGAGAGAGCCACCTGTCGGGGTCCACGACACTCACAGACTGCCTGCGCAG GTTTACGCGGCCTGAGCATCTCGGCAGCAGTGCCAAAATCAAGTGTGGCGGTTGCCATAGTTACCAGGAGTCCACCAAACAGCTGACTATGAAGAAGCTGCCTATTGTAGCATGTTTCCATCTCAAA CGGTTCGAGCACTCTGCCAAACTGCGGAGGAAGATCACTACTTACGTTTCCTTTCCTCTGGAATTGGACATGACGCCCTTCATGGCATCCAG TAAAGAGAGCAGAATGAACGGGCAGTATCAACAGACGGTCGACGtgttaaataatgataataa GTATTCCTTGTTTGCGGTGGTCAACCACCAAGGCACGTTAGAGAGTGGTCACTACACCAGCTTCATTCGCCAGCACAAGGACCAGTGGTTCAAATGTGACGACGCCATCATCACCAAGGCCAGCATTAAGGATGTTCTTGATAGTGAAGG GTATCTCTTATTCTACCATAAACAGTTCCTGGAGTACGAGTAG